GTGGGTCTATCCGATGCGGCGCGACGACGGCACGCTCCACTTCCTGGCCGATTCGAACGCGGCGATCACCAAGGGCATCATCGCGCTGGTGCTGCTGACCGTTCAGGACCAGCCCGCCGCGACGATCGCCACCACCGACATCACCGCCGCGCTCGCGCCGTTCGATCTCAAGAGCCAGCTCAGCTCGAACCGGACGCAGGGCATCCCCAACATGATCGCGCTGATCCGCGAGACGGCGCTGCGGTACGCCGCGTAAGCCGTCATCCCAGCGAAAGCTGGGATCTCTTGCGGTTACAGGCGCGCTCCGCCTCCGGGAGACCCCAGCGTGCGCTGGGGTGACGTAGGGATCAGTTCTTCGGCACCTTCGGCGGGCGCGGATACGGCACGAAATCGTTCAGCCCGATCGATCCGCCCGGCATCCGCGAGCCGCGATCGATCAGCCGCACGATGTCCATCCGGCAGGCCTGACCGCCCCGCGGCTCGCTAACGAGGATGTCGTCGTCGTCGAGGAAATTCGCCCCGCTCGGCCGGTTGACGTACATCGTGCCGTCGCTGGTGGTGTAGACGATCGCAGTATCGTCGATGATCTGGCTCGATCGGATCTGGGTCAGTGACAAGCAATCCACCGGCTTTCCGGCAACCCGGCCATCGAGCATCTTGGCGAGTTGCGCCTCGCCGGTCAGCCGCTCCTTGGCCTGAGCCGGCACAGCGGAAGCGACCCCCGCCAAAGCGGCGATCACGGTAAGATATTGGGAAACGCGCATCCAATTTCTCCTATGCTTCGAGGATAGCCGAGTCGTGCTGAACCTGCGATGACCCGTTGAGGTCCGGCCTGTCCAGACCCAGCGCGTCGATCACCGTCTCGAGCGGAGCGCCCGCGCGCACGATCTGCCACGTGCGGCTGTCGTTGCTGTCCACCACCGTCACCGCGCCGCGCGGGCAGACCTTGAGGCATTTCACCTCGACGATCCCGATCGGCGCCTTGCGGCCCAACTTCACCCCGAGTTCCTTGCGCAGCGCCTTGGCCAGCGACGTCTTGCCGCGCGGCCCGAATCCGCCGCCGAGCTTCTTCGAACATTTCGCGCAGACCAGCACAGTCCGCGACCAGTCCGACCGGACCGTCGTCACACGTCAGGCTTCCACTGCCGCTGCTCCTCGGCGACGCGCAGCACATCATATGCCGCCTGGATCGCCTGGAAACGTGCCGCCGCATCCTTGTCGCCGGGGCGGATATCGGGATGGTTCTGCTTGGCGAGCCTGCGCCACGCCACCCGCACCGCATCGAAATCCGCATCGACCTCAAGGTCGAGCACTTCCAGCGCCCGCAGCTCGTCGCGCGATCGGCTGCCGTCGCCGGAGCCAGCCCATTGCTGGTGCCGCGAGGTGGTGTAGCCGTCTGCGGTGCGAGTCTCCGCCGCCTCGCGCTCGGCGGCTTCCTCGGCGCTCAACCCTTCGAAGTAATTCCAGCCGCGATTATATTCCCCGGCATGTTCCTGGCAGAAATACCAGCGATCGGGGCTGTTGGGGGATTTCGGTGCGGGGCAATTGCCCGGCTGCGTGCATCCGTGCCGGTCGCACAGGCGCACCTTCGCCGCCTCGCGGCTCGACTCGCCATAGGCGCGCCAGCGCGGAAATCCCCAATCGTCTTGTCTCGTCGCACGCGCCATAGCGGACCATCTAAGCACGCCGGTGCGGCAATGCCATGACGGATTGGCGGCGGCGGCGATTTTGGGGTGTGTGCGGCCGGCTGGCGAGCGGGTGGAACTGCGCGATTGCGCGATGCCGGCTTTTCGAACACGAGGCGACCCGCCACACGGGGAGACGGCACGTGATGAAATCGGGATCGATGTTTGCGGCGCTGGTCGCCACCCTGACGCTGGCGACGCCGCTTCGCGCCGCCGAAGAGCCCGTCGACCCCAACAGCATCGACATCGTCGATGCGATCGAATGCCGGCTCGATGCGCCCGCCTACATGGGCTTCGCGCTGGCGCTC
This genomic stretch from Sphingomonas panacis harbors:
- a CDS encoding SufE family protein; translation: MTTLADLHEEYAFLDADDRYRLLIDLGKTLEPMPDPLKTDATLVRGCSASVWVYPMRRDDGTLHFLADSNAAITKGIIALVLLTVQDQPAATIATTDITAALAPFDLKSQLSSNRTQGIPNMIALIRETALRYAA
- a CDS encoding J domain-containing protein; translation: MARATRQDDWGFPRWRAYGESSREAAKVRLCDRHGCTQPGNCPAPKSPNSPDRWYFCQEHAGEYNRGWNYFEGLSAEEAAEREAAETRTADGYTTSRHQQWAGSGDGSRSRDELRALEVLDLEVDADFDAVRVAWRRLAKQNHPDIRPGDKDAAARFQAIQAAYDVLRVAEEQRQWKPDV